From the Glycine max cultivar Williams 82 chromosome 11, Glycine_max_v4.0, whole genome shotgun sequence genome, the window ATTGGAAACTTTCTTGGCTTTGGTCCAAACATCATAGCAATTTGTAAAATCCCGGTATTGTGCTTGAAGGTTGGGGGGAAGAGAAAACCGAAGGACACTGCATAATGAGGTATCAATTTGCTTCCAACGAGGTTGCTCCATGGTAGGATTATTGTCAGTCAAAGTGGTCAAGGGAGCAGCACGACCTTGGCCTTGGAACCACAACTAAACAACAGCCCAAGTTCTATAGTTTGCTTTCCTGGTTAATTTTCGCATGGGATCAGCAAAATAGTAGTAAAATTAACAGTAAAACTCGCGACAGTAGTACAATCGGGAGAGAGGCCATGAGAAGCCACATAAAAAGTGCCAAGCATGGGGTGGGTAGGTGTGATCCCTAATTATCATCTATACATATTTTCCTATTTTCAGAGATCAAATCATAtccttaacaaaaataattgtgaTAAATACACAACATATGCATTGGTCTAAAATATCTTCAGTGGTGAtagaattaaaactaaaatatatttttgatccttaataaatatttaaattttgtgtttgtttgttgataaaaaatttctttgcatttaatcccaataaaataataatttttttttgtccttgatattttttttaatccctagTAAATTTATTTCGTTTATTATTTGTTCCTTTAAAAAAgactaataataaatgaaaaaaattaacaatgaataaacacaaaattgcTAATTTATCatagactaaaaaaaatgtgaaggatcaaaaataaaaattttggttTTATCGGGGAGCAAAAgcgaagaaattttttattaggaagcaaatacaaaatttaaatatttattagagaccacaaacatattttagtttaGAATTAATTGCCCTTcccttggaaaaaaaataactataaagcGAAATGAGGTAAGTGATGCAGACACCAAATGCAATGCATTAAGATTCGAGGGGTGGACCACGAGTCACCACATAAAGAGACCTGACACCACCACACTCTAATCCAAAACTTTAAGGatcaggtttatgggtcttctcctcacttatatggtgctcaacctttccacttctacctgatgtgagacttcacctcacacttgtaacccaacaTTACTAAGTAATTTTATTCCTTTGCCAGTAGTCCCAGACCGGTGTTTTGGCAATTTAAATTCTTTGGTCGTGGAAGGATGTGAATTTTTATCAAAAGGCGTAGTACTACCTTCTCATTTACTTTGTTTCctaaataatttgaaagtgTTGCAAGTGCGGAAATGTAATTCTGTTCAGGCGGTACTTGATCATACAACTGATCTTGTTTCCATCCCCCTGAGGAAACTGATTTTGGACCAACTTCCAAATTTGAAGCATGTTTGGAATGGAGGAAGTCAAGGAAGTCTCAACCTTCCACATCTGGAGGAAGTGTTAGTTGATGGATGTGAAAATATAGAAAGTTTGTTTCCAGCATCAATGGCCAATGATGAGCTACGAATACTTGAAGTGGAAAACTGTGTCAGTTTAGTAGAAATTGTTGCAAAAGATGAAGTAGCCACAGAAGAAGTAAATACAGAGCGTATTATATTCCAAAGTCTGACTTTGCTGAGGCTGTGGAATTTGCCAAAATTGAGGTGCATTTATCCTGGAATGCTCATTCTAAAATGGCCAAAGTTACAAAAATTAGATGTTTTACATTGTGAAGTGCTGAGGTTTTTTGCCACTGAATTTCAAAATTCCCCAGATTCACATCTAGAGGATCGAAATAGTTTTCCAACTGACCAGCAAGAATCTGTCTCACTTAGGAAGGTAATCagcagttttttattttgtgcttatgcattcattatttgaatatagtggcttatttcattctttaaaaaatgcttattttatcaaataagttTAAGCAAACGGGTCCTATTTGTGTGATAAGTTCAAAGTtggtgaaatatttttatttaaagaataagTGAGTTTATTAGTGACAATAGATGCTGATATACTCACTCAATTATTTTCTAGAAAGAGTGTTgcaaagttaaaatattttaaagaggATTTTAACAACATACACAAAATACTTATTCATTCTCTGAAGGTTGAGCTAATAATTAAGTGAAAACATAAAATGGATTTGATCAAGGATTTTGttgtgtaaaatttaaaaactcgAAGTTAAATCTCCTTTTTGGCCAACTCATACTTCTAACTTACTTTGAATACTAGGTTACTCCCCACTTGAGAACTTGTGTCTGGGAAAGGAAGAAGCGATGATGATTACGCAAGGAAAACTTCAGATTGATCTCCAATTAGGTTTGGTCAAATTGCAGAGATTTGATGAATCAGATGTATTTCCATTTGTTTTCGTTTCAGAGAAATTGGAGGTGTTAAAAGACGGATTTGATAAAGGACATGATTTAAATTCTGTGATCAAAGAACAATCTGATGATGCCAGTAGTGTAATGACAGATTCGAACGACTTCTATAATTTTGCACGCAAGAGGTTATTTCTTGATTTTGTCCGGTCATTAATAACTTGATTATTTGTAGATAATAGTAGATAGAAAAATGCTAAAGAAGTCCTATTGAAACCAAGAAATATAAGTCTGTCTGCCGTCCACACCAGAATAAATTAAGTTTTCCGAAAAAACCTGCTAGTTTTGTTTGTTCAGTTTGTTAATTTCTCTATTAATTCAGTGATCAGAAGACTCagaattgttttttgtttctgtcCTCCTCATATATGAGAAATTGGAAACGTTAGTTTAATAATATATGTTCTACCTGATATTGTTTTGTTCTTCTCTGATCACCtctcttttattaataatttatttcaggATATGGTGGAGAACTAGAAGCTTGTTATCATTCCCTTGTCTAATGCAAATTTTCCAGCAGCAACAGAGCAGGAAACCTGAATGTGGGTTTAGTCATTTGTGTGCATTTATTTTTCCATCTTGTGCAaagatgcatgaatatgatCGTACATGATAACTTAGGACATAACTTTTTGTAGAAACTTTTCACTagctactttttattttaactttcaaGAATATCATTCAAATATTATTTcacttcttttaaaatatttatctaattatttaattcttttaaaatatttatctaattatttaattcttttaaacatGCTTTTTTACATAAAGTAATTCTTGAGAAAAAGCATAAATAAGATttagattatttatatttttctacaatttgaaattgtttctaTCCTTTATATGATCATatctaataattgttttttcttaaataaataatttcaggATACGATGAGTGCAATAAGCAGTGGATGAAATACAATAGTAACAACTACTGCAAACCAAATGCTTTGTTTCAGTTGGAGTGTGGTGTTCGTGAATAAAGTTTACGTGAATGCCTTCAGGAAGTGTCCTGTATTTATGCAAGGGCTGGATGTGGTGTCTGATGTGTGCGGTTTAAGTTGCAAAGGGTGTTTCATAAATAAATGATCTACAAtttgctttgattttaatttccataTGGTTGTATAATTAGCAAAAGGTGCTTCATGGAGAAAGTTAGCAACTTGGCATCAATTTCTAAAGTTGCTTGTATGAAATAAACTATAATTGACTTGGATgtttacatgtgtatgtttttttttttaagtaaaataaagcgagagtttttgtgaatattgttaACCCGCATGAGAGAGATGTATTTGACTATTTGAGTAAATccctattttagtttttaaaagtataaaacgtTGTCACATTAGTATCTAAAATCTAGaagtaagaaaatttaaaataaattcctaTTTGTCACTTCAATTTCTacacttaaatatttattttcactttagtTTCTTagtatgttaatatattttcttgttgGAGATAATTagtatgttaatattattacttaagtgatatgattaatttttttaattttgaactaaAGTTATTGATTGTACTTTcaggaatattttttaatttattacttttaggGATTACAGTATCATCTTAATTCTTACACTTTCAAGGACCAATTAAAAGTATTCATCCAATTTTTAAAGTATTGAAAGAATGTCAAAATCATATCTTCTGTATGCATGTAATTATATAAGAATGACGATTGACGGCATGTTTCATAGATGGAAATCATACAAAAAGAAATTGACATAAATGTTCAATCcattcaaaagattaaaaatctCACCAAGTAATTCAATCTAtccattcaaatttcaagacaATTTGTTGAATCATGTCATGAAACCTTTAACTCATAATTCTTACTCGACTTTTTCGAGCCTCAAAATTCATTGGCAAGCATTTAATCCACGTAAATTTTCTCTCTTGAAtggaaaataagattttagatgaaaaaacaaattgacaaaaaaatgcatgtaccataataataacaaaatagttacaaagtaaaaataataataaatttaaaaggagAATTCAAAACAAATCAGATTATAATAGGAAacgaaacaaaaggaaaaaaaattaaggtgtATTTTCTATCTTTTGAACTATTTTGGAAAATAGTTTTAAGGAAAtcgagaaaaataaattgtttgttTGGGAAGATAAGGAGGCAGGAACATTATAGTTCTTTTACTTATTTACcaccataaaataaaatgtagaaTTGAGAAgttataattttcttctttttttcttcttttagcagaaattttcttctttctaagaatagattttttttagaagatatAGCATTTTGTGTTGGAAaccaattcaaatttctaatttcaaatttgtatcatattgtttaaatttagaacatattaatttatctttaaaatttatttagatttcaaagataatattttaaaattaaggaattattttctcatttaaATTTAGGATGTtatgtctatatatatagatgttCTTAAAATGAGAACAGGCATGAAGAGGGAATTACCATTTCAAGTGAGAGAGGAGATCACGTGGGGGAAAAGTTTGCAAATTTATCAACTTGTTCCAAAAATTTATTGTGAGAAGATTGCAGATATAAGAATGAGGGCTCCTTAAACAAATTCGAGATAGTAAATGTAGGCATGATGGTTCGAATCACTTTAAACCAATTTATTgtctttcctatttttattaTGGTGTGTTTTCCTTTTGTGTTATCCCAATAGATGTAAACAAATTCTGATCATAAGGTAAGttaaacataaattttcatGTGTGCTCCTTAAGAAACCTCTCTTAATtggttcaaagttcaaacatttgaatttccctcttTATAGACACTCCTTAACTAGGCTTTTCCCTTGTGGCAAACTAAAATCCAATTAGATCTAACCCACATTAGTTGATGGAAATCAACTAAACTAGTTGTCAGCTGATGGTAATCGACTTTCATCCgggtaattaaatattttctgaagaaataaaaaaacttaaaaaatatgaaaaaggaatataaataaagataataatattaataaaattaaagtaaataaataagagagggagaaagaaaaattcattttataataattaaaaaatatttatttgtgttttaaaaCTTGTGACACTATTAAATAAAAGTGATGAAATTATGAAAAGTAAAAGTTAGAAAGGTTAAAATTctctaattaacatgaaaaataaataaaaattatagttcCTTTGGTGTCAGCCTAGTTGGGATCATGGATTTTTACTGTAatgttttgcaaaaaaaaaaaaaacataaaaatgaataataaccTTCCCATTttcttagttttttctttttgaaaaaaaaaagagagttaaagtttagagaagaaaatatagagaaaagagagaatgcaaagaTATAAAtgaatacaataaataaaatttaattggcaagaaaataaagaaattgcATTAAAAATGGAGTAAGAACATACATTTTGCTCCTAATTAAAATCGATAGCCATATTCTCATGCATGAAATAAAAGCACGCTAATTACATATTAAGATACAAACATTTAGCATGCACTTTAGATTTTCATATGAAGCAAATTATTTGTGAACAAAGTTCAAATACCTAAATTAGCCTAATCATTGACAAACTACTATTGCACCTTGCTTTTCATGGTTATTATCCCCTCAAAAATGGGATAACTGAGCGCCGCCAGATAGCCAAGTAGAAAAAGTTGGCCAGACATCTTTTCAAAATCTTTCACATTAAATAGTCTCCATAAACCACCAAAGAAGCAAAGAATATTCACTATGAGTAATCCAACCAATGGAGACATGAACAAAGCTGCATCTTCGAACTCGAACTTACCTTGTTCATATTTCTCAAACTTCTCTTTGGCAACaactttatttgataaaatgaattttgctTTGTTTAACCCAAAACGTTTCTTGATTGCTAGTATAGATCCAAATATGCCTCCAACAATTGACTTTACAATCCATATTCTTTGTTCATCCCACCATGTTCCCAAAGAGCCACCACCATAAAGGACTTCAATCAAATGTTGACTTTGAGAGGATACATATAATATTGCAAAAACTACAAACCATGGTTCTGTAACCTATGACAtgataaaataatgttaaataattctatataaatatatacttgtataaatatttatataatcaatAAAGGAAGACTCTTAtagtaacatattaaaaaattattaagaaataataataataataataattaaatatatttttatccctactaaattattatcaaactttgttttcttcctcaatgatatttttttaaaatttcttttgtccCTAATAACTTGTCTACTTTTTTACCCTAAATTTGTTTAGATAACTCTTTGAAAAGTGATTTAGATAGTGCTTGagggataaaaacaaaaataaaaaattattatggaccataaagttttacaaaattattggGGATCAAAACAAATGATCACTTATCaagagttaaaaatatattgaagccTACTAATAAAGATAAggctaaattgaaaatttttgtgttcctataattcttaatttataattttaatttcttattttttttgcaattttagtcgtaaattttagaaaattcacaatttttttccaaTCCTTAATTTTGCATGTTTACCGTTTAAGGTTGATGATGATGTATCACCTAGTATTATGGTGAGGTTGAAATTAACAtttcacaattaaaaaataatttatttgattaaaatataaaaagtaaaagaaagatagacatgcatgtaaaattaaagattgaactaaaattgtgaattttttaaaatctaaaagttAAAATCATGGAAAAAATAGAAGGACTAAACTCGAATATTGAGAATTACAgaggaattaaaattaaatttagcctaagataaataacaatataaagtaATAATGCAAGACATGTATGAGAACTTTACCTTAGGAAACACAGGAGTTCCTTTCAAGAAGCATACTTGAGGAATGATGCCATATACTATTAAGGCAACAATATATTGACATGTAGAtgtgaagtagcaaaaggtaaAGTTGTGCAGAATAGGAATTCTTGAAATCCCATAAGTGAAAGGGCTGTATTTGGATATTCCTAGCAAGAAAAGTTCAGAACTCCATTTCACCAACTGAAGCATGCCTTCCATGAAGTCAGTGGGGGCACATCCCAAGAAACAAGGTCTTTTGGGGTAAAGGTAAGTTGATCTCCATCCTCTACAGTGAAGAAGATAGCCAGTAACTGTACTCTCCAGTAATATAACATATGAGAATCCTACCTGTAGGTTTCAATCAATTTACATTTTTGAAGTTGTCAATTTTCCCATATTTGTCTAATTTTGAATCACCAAATGTCAAACTAAGTACACACACATATGCTAATATatagatgtatatatatacttgCCTCATTACCCCAATTTGTGTCTATTTCATAGGAACAAGAGGCCACTGCTTGTGCTTCCTGTAAAATCACATTTCTTGAAATGCTCGTTTTATAAGTTTGTTGTCCTTGAATGGCCTTTAATGATTCAATGTACATGGTAGAGTTGCCAAATTTGTTTTGGGCATTATGTTCATAGCCGTCTACATTATAAATCAAAATTCAcatgtattaaataaaaaatcaatatttaggTGTGACCAACAACTAAACTTTAGGAAAAATAAGCAATTGGTTGGGCTGACCAAATTTATTGAGTTAGATTTCATTAACTGTTGGGCATATGCAAGATAAAATTAAAGGATTTGACAATTGCACTTCTATCGTGTTATTTATATGTACCATTAATATTAATGGCAGAGGGTATTCAGTTATATAGTTTCAATTTCAAGAAACAGTTGTAGTACATCAGTGTTGTCTTGGATATTTTTCGGACCCgagtaaaaattgaaaaaagaaactcCTAAACAAATGAGacatatttcataaataatttatcgACAAAAAGTTTCATGAATTTATAAATTCagccataaaaataataatacacaaaactcttatatattaaaaagttcaccaaaattatgaattagATTAGTCACTTGAAAAATCTCATCCTCTGAGCATGTGTATAGCCATGTGAAGCTTTGGtaaataaagttaataatttttttcagattttttaaaaattgtaggACCCTCAAGATGGGGTATGAGTAAGATGTTttaataagatttaattaaCACGAAATacatattgtttaaataaaggaaaacaaaaataataaaataaaagaatgataGAGTGTGGAGATTCTAACTTGTTTAAGAACACAATGAGTAggatttagaaaataataaaaaaaaacattttatttatgttgtgaaaatTTAGATAAACTATTGAGGAACACAtgtatatatgaataaaaaaatcagagGTCATATACCTTTTTCATATGGGCTTGGAAAGATTAATGCACTTCTACTTAAGTAATTGCCACTACCAGAAAGACCTGGACCTCTTAGTCCATCCATTCCTTGCCACATTGTCTAAAAGAAATTACGATGTGTAATATTTAGTTGATCAAACAAAGCAAACAAGCATAAGCGaaagagtaaaaaattaaaGGGATAATTTGTTAAATGCTTACTGTAAAAGCATGCCTATGTTGACTATCGTAGATGTCTTTCATGCTAAGGTTGTGAAACATTTGAGGGAATTGGACAAAAGCAATATCTTTGGAGGTTTCAGGATCAAGAAAAAAGCACATGGCTTGTTTAGCTGATGATGGATCATTGCAATACATATCACAATCAACTACAAGTACATAGGGCCCGTTACTGAATAGCCCTGAGACTCTGAGCTGCAACCACAATTGCTTAAGTGTTTCATTGACCAAGTATATAAGAAATTCATAAATGAAAATAGGAAACTAGATATCAAATTTAGATAATACGCACCAATGTGTTGAGGGCTCCCCCTTTGTATGTATGAGGAACATTTGGCCTTCTTTCACGAGACACATAAACAACCAGTGGTATTTCGGATTGCTCATTTATAATCTAGAAAAGTAATGTGTAgcatatattttagtatattaataTGAAGTCGAAagtttggttttattttattttttaaacttaattggAACCAAACATGGcagttattttcattttaatttcaacttagAAAGGTAATTAGTACCTCAATGCGAGCTGGTCTATCAAACACAATGGAACGATTTTTAGGGTCTCTTCCAAATTcgtcaatatttttttgcattATATTGTATTTAGCCTGCAAAATAACTAACGGAGTTAAACCACATATATTATGAATGTTATAAACTATTTgctattatctttaatttttttcaaataaaaaaaataattattcatttagtttagataattattaaatttatctattttagtagcaaattttttaactcttgaaattaaataagtaaattttttagttcctaatttttaaaagattcttctcgttaaaaaaatttaatttcgttAAGGcagaaatatttttgaaattaaaatgtaaacacTAAAAAATTTACTCATC encodes:
- the LOC100802222 gene encoding cellulose synthase-like protein G2, yielding MATFHTETVQSGLALSRLHILFHSVALLFLYYYRISHILLEPSFVWIFMTIAELIFGELWLFKQAFRWRPVSRAVMPEKLPSDGKLPALDIFVCTVDPEKEPTVQVMDTVISAIAMDYPSNKLAVYLSDDGGCPVTLYGIREASRFAKEWVPFCRKYGINSRCPKAFFSPMGEDERELLLLRNHEFLAEQEQLKAKYNIMQKNIDEFGRDPKNRSIVFDRPARIEIINEQSEIPLVVYVSRERRPNVPHTYKGGALNTLLRVSGLFSNGPYVLVVDCDMYCNDPSSAKQAMCFFLDPETSKDIAFVQFPQMFHNLSMKDIYDSQHRHAFTTMWQGMDGLRGPGLSGSGNYLSRSALIFPSPYEKDGYEHNAQNKFGNSTMYIESLKAIQGQQTYKTSISRNVILQEAQAVASCSYEIDTNWGNEVGFSYVILLESTVTGYLLHCRGWRSTYLYPKRPCFLGCAPTDFMEGMLQLVKWSSELFLLGISKYSPFTYGISRIPILHNFTFCYFTSTCQYIVALIVYGIIPQVCFLKGTPVFPKVTEPWFVVFAILYVSSQSQHLIEVLYGGGSLGTWWDEQRIWIVKSIVGGIFGSILAIKKRFGLNKAKFILSNKVVAKEKFEKYEQGKFEFEDAALFMSPLVGLLIVNILCFFGGLWRLFNVKDFEKMSGQLFLLGYLAALSYPIFEGIITMKSKVQ
- the LOC100802222 gene encoding cellulose synthase-like protein G2 isoform X1, yielding MATFHTETVQSGLALSRLHILFHSVALLFLYYYRISHILLEPSFVWIFMTIAELIFGELWLFKQAFRWRPVSRAVMPEKLPSDGKLPALDIFVCTVDPEKEPTVQVMDTVISAIAMDYPSNKLAVYLSDDGGCPVTLYGIREASRFAKEWVPFCRKYGINSRCPKAFFSPMGEDERELLLLRNHEFLAEQEQLKAKYNIMQKNIDEFGRDPKNRSIVFDRPARIEIINEQSEIPLVVYVSRERRPNVPHTYKGGALNTLQLWLQLRVSGLFSNGPYVLVVDCDMYCNDPSSAKQAMCFFLDPETSKDIAFVQFPQMFHNLSMKDIYDSQHRHAFTTMWQGMDGLRGPGLSGSGNYLSRSALIFPSPYEKDGYEHNAQNKFGNSTMYIESLKAIQGQQTYKTSISRNVILQEAQAVASCSYEIDTNWGNEVGFSYVILLESTVTGYLLHCRGWRSTYLYPKRPCFLGCAPTDFMEGMLQLVKWSSELFLLGISKYSPFTYGISRIPILHNFTFCYFTSTCQYIVALIVYGIIPQVCFLKGTPVFPKVTEPWFVVFAILYVSSQSQHLIEVLYGGGSLGTWWDEQRIWIVKSIVGGIFGSILAIKKRFGLNKAKFILSNKVVAKEKFEKYEQGKFEFEDAALFMSPLVGLLIVNILCFFGGLWRLFNVKDFEKMSGQLFLLGYLAALSYPIFEGIITMKSKVQ